Below is a window of Octopus sinensis unplaced genomic scaffold, ASM634580v1 Contig13196, whole genome shotgun sequence DNA.
aaattccGATAAAATTCTATCATTTACTCATTAAAATtctatcatttattcattcaaattctatcatttattcattaaaattctatcatttattcattaaaattctatcatttattcattaaaattctattattttttcattaaaattttatcattttttcattaaaattccattaaaattatatcatttaCTCATTAAAATtctatcatttattcattcaaattctatcatttattcattaaaattctattattttttcattaaaattttatcatttattcattaaaattccattaaaattctatcatttattcattaaaattccatcatttattcattaaaattctATCAAAAGAGATTTAAGAAATTCCATTCTTCATTCAAAACGGTGAAGTATAAACACATTTGCTCAGGCTTtgattccattttttgttgtattCGCATTTCCTTATTTGATAATTTGTGCAGCTGCCACACACTATGAAATGGGAACGACTGAATGGGTGAGGTTGAAGCATTCCTGAAGTGTTAGCACCACAAACATGACTGAATGGAGTAAAGACACATCCCACAATGCCTGGATGCCAGTATAGTGTTTCCGGACAATCTACCACGCGACCCTTGCCCCTTAGATCACAGAGTATGAATTTTGAAATATCCGTCGGGTGAGTAAAATGATATTTCCGAGAGAAAATGATGCAAGGATAGGGCTTCAGAGCGATGCCTGGTAGGGCCGGCGCCGTCACAGTGTGTTTACATGTCTTCAGTGTTGCATCAAAAGTTTGATTTTTCGGACACAAGACGATGGTCAGCTTCCCTTGGGAGCCACATTCAAGGTACTTCTCAGGTTTGTTAGGGTAGGGGAAAACGTATAGCCCCTTTATGCGATTTTCCTTCGTGCATGGATATGGTATATCTGAATGAAAAGAACGAAAGTGTTTAATTTGCAGAATCAATATGTAAAACAGAGTAATCAGCGAGGAATTgagggggaagcactccgtcggttacgacgaggaaggttccggttgatccgaatcaacggaacagcctgctcgtgaaattaacgcgagttcgctgccctaaccactgggccattgcgcctccatatatatattatatatatatatatatagatatatatatatatatatatataatatatataatatatatatatatagataataataatatatatatatatatatataattatataatatatatatatatatatatatatataataatatatatatattatctatataatatattatatatatatatatatattaatataatatatatatatatatatatatatattaatatatatatatatatatatatatataatattatatatagattatatatatatatatatatataattatatatatagtatatatatatatataatatatataatagatatatattatatatatatatatataatatatatatatatatatattataatattatatattatataatatatataatatatatatatatattatatatatattagaatatatatatataaaatatattatataatatatatataatatatatataatatatatatatatatatagatatatatatataatatatatagatatatatatatatatatatatatatataatatatatattatagaaatattatatatatatataagatatatatataatataatatatataatataatatatatataagatatatatatatataatatataaatatagtatatatatatatatatataatatatatatataatattataatatatatataatatatatatatataataatatatatatatatatatatatatataataattatatatattatatatatataataatatatatatataatatatatatatataataatatatatataatatatatatatatatataatataatatatatatatataatataatatatataatatatatatatatataatatatgatatatataatatatattataatatatatatatatataatatatatatatatatatatagataatatatatatatataatatatatatatattatataatataatatatatatactctatatatatatattatatatatatataatatatatatatataattatatatatataatataatatataatatatataatatatatatattaatataatatattatatatatatataatatatataatatatatatatatatatatatatatataatatatattatataatatatatatatattataat
It encodes the following:
- the LOC115229616 gene encoding uncharacterized protein LOC115229616, yielding MYNFLPIIDAVYFVAIYVMQNDTVLPYNPIPKTNKTKEQVVDVTQTTQSNSGTIITVSVQCGVVTVYGAYNNSQPSLASYDYMTSATDMKPGNLYLVKQTLSSTLYLTIISRRRFDLKISACNNPQYNVSFDATDPTIRVTCRQNNKEVLCSSDDLKDILGKNIPYPCTKENRIKGLYVFPYPNKPEKYLECGSQGKLTIVLCPKNQTFDATLKTCKHTVTAPALPGIALKPYPCIIFSRKYHFTHPTDISKFILCDLRGKGRVVDCPETLYWHPGIVGCVFTPFSHVCGANTSGMLQPHPFSRSHFIVCGSCTNYQIRKCEYNKKWNQSLSKCVYTSPF